A stretch of the Paenibacillus dendritiformis genome encodes the following:
- a CDS encoding ABC transporter permease: protein MKGTHKRFDVWTNISFLIFLFYILFLALPLFTMLFKSVYNGTTGEFSFAYFVKFFSKPYYLNALFNSIKVTVCVTALAALIATPLAYIMATVKIKGNSTIRILILISSMSAPFIGAYSWILLLGRNGVITRFVSNTFGITMPDIYGFTGILVVLTLQMVPLIFMYVSGALKNVDQSLMEAAESMGYKGLSKMRKVLLPLITPTLLAGGLLVFMRALADFGTPMLIGEGYKTVPVLIFNEFISEVGGDDGFAAAISVIVVLFATAIFLLQKYVSHRNSFTMSALHPIEAKKKKGIGNIAAHAVIYLYTLIALLPQLYVIYTSFQKSNGRIFVDGYSLQSYRDAFNNIGSVITNTFFLAIVALVVIILLAILIAYVTVRRKNALTNTLDIFTMFPYIVPGSILGIALLITFNNKPLVLSGTALIMIISFVIRRLPYTIRSSAAILHQISDGIEEAAISLGASKMKTFFKITLPMMLAGVVSGAILSWITIITELSTSIILYTGKTKTVTVAIYTEVIRGNYGVAAALSTILTVITVVSLLVFLRLSGQKELSL from the coding sequence ATGAAAGGGACGCACAAACGATTTGACGTCTGGACTAACATTTCGTTCCTGATCTTTCTATTCTACATTCTTTTTCTTGCCCTGCCTTTATTTACAATGCTGTTCAAGAGCGTGTATAACGGCACGACAGGCGAGTTTTCCTTCGCTTATTTTGTGAAGTTTTTCAGCAAGCCTTACTATTTAAATGCGCTATTCAACAGTATCAAAGTAACCGTCTGTGTAACCGCCTTGGCGGCTCTCATTGCCACACCGCTGGCCTATATCATGGCTACCGTCAAGATTAAAGGGAATTCAACGATACGGATATTAATTCTGATCTCGTCGATGTCGGCCCCATTCATTGGAGCTTACTCCTGGATCCTGCTGCTAGGGAGAAACGGCGTCATTACCCGCTTCGTCAGCAACACCTTTGGGATTACGATGCCTGACATATATGGATTTACGGGGATTCTCGTCGTACTGACCTTGCAAATGGTGCCTCTCATCTTCATGTATGTATCGGGGGCGCTGAAAAATGTCGACCAATCGCTGATGGAAGCGGCCGAGAGCATGGGCTACAAAGGGTTGAGCAAAATGCGCAAGGTGCTGCTTCCGCTCATTACGCCAACCTTGCTTGCAGGCGGTCTGCTCGTATTCATGCGCGCGCTCGCCGATTTTGGTACCCCGATGCTGATTGGGGAAGGATACAAGACCGTGCCCGTCCTGATCTTTAATGAATTCATCAGCGAGGTCGGCGGGGATGACGGCTTTGCAGCCGCAATCAGCGTCATTGTCGTCTTGTTCGCAACGGCGATCTTCCTGCTCCAAAAATACGTCTCTCATCGCAACTCGTTCACGATGAGCGCGCTGCATCCGATTGAAGCCAAGAAGAAAAAAGGAATCGGCAATATTGCGGCGCATGCCGTCATCTATCTGTATACGTTGATTGCGCTGCTGCCGCAGCTGTATGTTATCTATACTTCGTTCCAGAAGTCGAATGGCCGAATCTTCGTAGACGGATACTCGCTGCAAAGCTATCGGGATGCCTTCAATAATATCGGCAGCGTCATTACGAACACGTTCTTCCTGGCCATCGTAGCGCTGGTCGTCATTATCCTCCTGGCGATTCTCATCGCTTATGTAACCGTTCGCCGGAAAAACGCGTTGACGAACACGCTTGATATTTTCACGATGTTCCCTTATATCGTGCCCGGCTCGATTCTAGGGATTGCCTTGTTGATTACCTTCAACAATAAGCCGCTTGTATTAAGCGGAACGGCGCTTATCATGATCATCTCGTTCGTCATTCGGCGTCTGCCTTATACGATTCGATCAAGCGCGGCCATTCTGCATCAGATTAGCGACGGGATTGAGGAAGCCGCGATCAGCTTGGGAGCCTCCAAGATGAAAACGTTCTTCAAGATTACCCTGCCGATGATGCTGGCAGGCGTCGTGTCCGGAGCGATTCTAAGCTGGATTACGATAATTACCGAATTAAGCACCTCTATCATTTTGTATACAGGCAAGACGAAGACCGTTACGGTGGCTATCTATACCGAGGTTATACGCGGGAACTATGGCGTGGCCGCCGCGCTGTCCACGATCCTTACCGTCATCACGGTCGTCTCGCTGCTTGTCTTCCTGAGGCTCTCGGGACAAAAAGAACTCTCGCTCTAA
- a CDS encoding ABC transporter ATP-binding protein: protein MSVTITIKDLVKKYGDTTVIPELSLEIKKGEFFTLLGPSGCGKTTLLRMIAGFNSIEGGTINFNERVINQVEPGKRNIGMVFQNYAIFPHLTVKGNIAFGLENRKLSKAEISSKVDEILKVVQIEQYKDRMPKNLSGGQQQRVALARAIVIRPDVLLMDEPLSNLDAKLRIDMRNAIKDIQREVGITTVYVTHDQEEAMAVSDRIAVMKSGVIQHLGTPQEIYQRPANVFVATFIGRTNIIEGSLSREAGSYRLQIGSTYSEELANIQVPASNQQAKLNVKISVRPEEFIMTEDQTGLKATIVHSVFLGQNTHYFADLESGQRVEITQESKTAHILEPGQTIHLKVKTDKINVYDAAGELNYTRGGQL from the coding sequence ATGAGCGTGACAATAACAATCAAAGACCTGGTGAAAAAATACGGCGATACCACCGTCATTCCTGAGTTGTCCCTGGAGATTAAGAAGGGTGAATTTTTCACCCTTCTTGGTCCTTCGGGGTGCGGCAAGACGACACTGCTGCGCATGATTGCCGGCTTCAACAGCATTGAAGGCGGAACGATTAACTTTAACGAGCGTGTCATTAATCAGGTCGAACCGGGGAAGCGGAATATCGGAATGGTCTTCCAGAACTATGCCATCTTCCCTCACCTCACCGTCAAAGGCAATATCGCCTTCGGGCTGGAGAATCGAAAATTATCCAAGGCGGAGATCAGCTCCAAAGTGGATGAAATCTTGAAGGTCGTTCAAATCGAACAATACAAGGACCGCATGCCGAAGAACCTGTCCGGCGGCCAGCAGCAGCGCGTTGCGCTAGCCAGAGCGATTGTGATCCGGCCGGATGTGCTGCTGATGGATGAGCCGCTGTCCAATCTGGATGCGAAGCTGCGGATCGATATGCGGAACGCGATCAAAGACATTCAACGGGAAGTCGGGATTACCACCGTCTACGTCACGCATGATCAGGAAGAAGCGATGGCCGTATCCGATCGCATTGCGGTGATGAAATCAGGCGTCATTCAGCATCTGGGCACGCCTCAAGAAATCTATCAACGTCCCGCGAACGTCTTCGTTGCTACCTTTATCGGCCGCACGAACATTATCGAGGGCAGCTTGTCGCGCGAAGCAGGCAGCTATCGCCTGCAGATCGGTTCCACCTATTCCGAAGAGCTCGCCAACATTCAAGTGCCAGCCTCGAATCAGCAAGCCAAGCTGAACGTCAAAATTTCAGTTCGGCCCGAGGAATTCATCATGACCGAGGATCAGACCGGCCTGAAGGCGACCATTGTGCATAGCGTCTTTTTGGGACAGAACACGCATTACTTCGCCGACCTGGAATCCGGTCAGCGCGTGGAGATTACGCAGGAATCGAAAACGGCCCACATCCTGGAGCCTGGCCAAACCATTCATCTGAAAGTGAAGACGGATAAAATCAATGTGTACGACGCTGCGGGGGAATTGAATTATACAAGGGGCGGTCAGCTATGA
- a CDS encoding ABC transporter substrate-binding protein produces MKRFSMLLLACILVVGALSGCGNSESDAGSSNKLVVYSPNSEEIIKTIIPMFEKKTGITVELVTAGTGEIIKRLQSEKQNPYADVMFGGSMAGYRENADLYEPYVSPEDQYLIEGHRNTTGFATPYISDGSVLLVNKNLIGDIKIEGYADLLNPKLKGKIASADPASSSSAFAQLTNMLKAMGGDYESQEGWDYVAKLIMNLDGKIASGSGAVHKSVADGEYVVGLTYEDPASTYVRNGAPVEVVYPKEGAVFLDAASAIIKDAPHMENAKKFIDFILSKEAQDAFGTQLTNRPLRMDTQLGDYMTPLSDIHMIDEDTDYVSEHKSEIIEQYINLFTSIK; encoded by the coding sequence ATGAAAAGGTTTTCTATGTTGCTGTTAGCTTGCATCCTGGTTGTCGGGGCGCTCAGCGGTTGCGGAAATAGCGAGTCGGATGCCGGATCGTCCAATAAGCTCGTCGTCTACAGTCCGAATAGCGAAGAAATCATCAAGACCATCATTCCGATGTTCGAGAAGAAAACGGGGATTACGGTTGAGCTTGTAACGGCGGGAACAGGCGAAATCATTAAGCGCTTGCAATCGGAAAAGCAAAATCCGTACGCGGACGTGATGTTCGGCGGCTCCATGGCGGGTTATCGCGAAAATGCCGACCTCTACGAACCATACGTCTCACCGGAAGACCAATACTTGATTGAAGGCCACCGCAATACGACGGGCTTCGCCACGCCTTACATTTCAGACGGAAGCGTGCTGCTCGTAAATAAGAACCTGATTGGAGATATCAAAATCGAAGGCTATGCAGATTTGCTGAATCCGAAGCTGAAAGGGAAAATCGCTTCTGCCGACCCGGCAAGCTCCAGCTCCGCCTTCGCCCAGCTCACCAATATGCTGAAAGCGATGGGCGGCGATTATGAAAGTCAGGAAGGCTGGGACTATGTTGCCAAATTGATCATGAACCTGGACGGCAAAATTGCAAGCGGTTCCGGGGCCGTTCATAAGAGCGTGGCCGACGGTGAATACGTAGTCGGCTTGACTTATGAAGATCCGGCCAGCACCTATGTCCGCAATGGCGCGCCCGTAGAGGTCGTGTATCCAAAGGAAGGCGCCGTATTCCTGGATGCGGCCTCCGCTATTATTAAAGACGCCCCGCACATGGAGAATGCCAAGAAGTTCATTGATTTCATTCTGTCCAAAGAAGCCCAGGACGCATTCGGCACGCAGCTCACGAACCGTCCGCTGCGTATGGATACGCAGCTTGGAGACTACATGACGCCGCTATCCGACATCCACATGATCGATGAAGATACGGACTATGTAAGTGAGCACAAATCCGAAATCATCGAGCAATATATCAATCTGTTCACAAGCATCAAGTAA
- a CDS encoding BlaI/MecI/CopY family transcriptional regulator translates to MQIKKMNLDGQGLNRFFGPLESKIMDILWSSGPLSIREVQSILTQDTSITINAVMTVMNRLVDKGHLTKETVGTGRARAAKFRPLQSKEQFLAEQMKVVSQGLVQEYGSLVVTHMIDALDEVDPEVIARLEQKLSQMKSGKKQ, encoded by the coding sequence ATGCAGATCAAAAAAATGAACCTGGACGGGCAAGGCTTGAACCGTTTTTTCGGCCCGCTCGAATCCAAAATCATGGATATTCTATGGTCATCGGGTCCCTTGAGCATTAGGGAAGTACAGTCAATCTTGACGCAAGATACCTCCATTACCATCAATGCCGTGATGACCGTGATGAATCGGTTAGTGGACAAAGGCCATCTAACGAAAGAGACCGTGGGGACGGGAAGGGCACGCGCGGCAAAATTCAGACCCCTGCAATCGAAAGAACAGTTTCTGGCGGAACAAATGAAAGTCGTGTCGCAAGGACTCGTTCAGGAATACGGCAGCTTGGTCGTAACGCATATGATCGATGCGCTGGATGAGGTGGATCCAGAGGTGATTGCCAGACTGGAACAGAAATTAAGCCAAATGAAAAGTGGGAAAAAACAATGA
- a CDS encoding M12 family metallo-peptidase, translating to MGKNNELRRKNAARLRSDGFFRVERNDADGIVPDSSTQGFQLAGYRYLRHFVRSRHCIHISRIMRRMATQWYLSRKWAGQKIPGQAAPYVGEAIFEYDRPAFRMANITVNVTSPLDQKWRSTYQNYAYEANRVVARAGTALKEQFGINFLSVAQPLWQSSSTTSSGLLNDARNKHGSTYNGNQKADIMIAFSGLKPSDNSNIAGIATLGNPYSTIFDNGYSTNAETTQHEAGHMYGLRHDEEESGSNYVGKTCVMTAVGFGFIDRFCKGHHADWYAARNEYE from the coding sequence GTGGGAAAAAACAATGAGCTCCGTCGTAAAAATGCGGCTCGTTTACGCTCTGATGGTTTTTTTCGGGTTGAGCGTAACGATGCAGATGGGATTGTTCCTGACTCATCAACTCAGGGATTTCAACTTGCAGGGTATCGTTATCTTCGCCATTTTGTTCGATCTCGTCATTGTATACACATTTCCCGCATCATGCGGCGGATGGCAACCCAGTGGTATTTATCGAGAAAATGGGCGGGTCAGAAGATACCTGGACAGGCTGCGCCTTATGTCGGGGAGGCCATTTTTGAATATGATAGACCGGCTTTCAGAATGGCGAACATTACCGTCAATGTCACCTCTCCTCTCGATCAGAAATGGCGCTCTACGTACCAAAACTATGCCTATGAAGCAAATCGAGTGGTTGCCCGTGCCGGCACGGCCTTGAAGGAGCAATTCGGCATCAACTTCTTGTCCGTGGCCCAACCTCTATGGCAATCGTCTTCAACCACCAGTTCCGGATTATTGAACGATGCGCGGAACAAACACGGTTCGACTTACAACGGCAATCAAAAGGCCGATATCATGATTGCGTTCTCGGGCCTCAAACCTAGCGATAATTCCAATATTGCGGGGATCGCAACGCTTGGCAATCCTTATTCTACTATTTTTGACAACGGGTATAGTACAAATGCGGAGACGACCCAGCATGAAGCGGGGCATATGTATGGTCTGCGCCACGATGAAGAAGAGAGCGGCTCGAATTATGTCGGGAAAACTTGCGTGATGACGGCCGTTGGCTTTGGGTTTATCGATCGGTTCTGCAAAGGGCATCATGCCGATTGGTATGCTGCCAGGAACGAGTATGAATAG
- a CDS encoding DUF4362 domain-containing protein produces MGNLWGALMTGIVILNGCSDSPSNHDLPGQTGIASRHNTVGGTTQASSGSEAHEDEIFWSHREIRNLQRLDQFVVNVKHKVKDEIKVLASTKEGGVIQTKLAFDGNAIQVTVNGAQEAYDRISVEERLSAHYNGTFIEYRVSRKDDESKKKLILQIPPGLQRRP; encoded by the coding sequence ATGGGGAACTTATGGGGCGCTCTCATGACAGGCATCGTCATTCTCAACGGATGCTCCGATTCGCCATCGAATCATGATCTGCCAGGTCAGACGGGCATCGCTTCACGTCATAACACCGTTGGCGGGACAACACAAGCGTCGAGCGGTTCGGAAGCTCACGAGGATGAGATTTTCTGGAGCCATAGAGAAATCCGCAACCTGCAACGGTTGGATCAGTTTGTGGTGAACGTGAAGCATAAAGTAAAGGACGAAATAAAGGTTCTGGCGAGCACCAAAGAAGGCGGAGTCATTCAAACGAAGCTGGCATTCGATGGAAATGCGATTCAAGTCACCGTGAACGGGGCACAAGAAGCATATGATCGGATATCGGTTGAGGAACGGCTCAGTGCGCACTATAACGGTACTTTCATTGAATACCGGGTGAGCCGGAAAGATGATGAGAGCAAGAAAAAGCTCATTCTCCAAATTCCTCCCGGCCTTCAGCGCCGCCCATAA
- a CDS encoding ferritin: MLSDKLLAKLNDQMNYEFYSSQVYLAMAAYCSSESFDGFANFFIVQSEEEKFHGMKIYHFINALGKRAIVSGMDHPQNEYASLLDAFEHSYEHEQTVTKRIYELSDIAWDEREHATINFLKWFIDEQVEEEATFDSIIQKLRRIDNDSNAFYMLDAELAKRTFTPPAGEA; the protein is encoded by the coding sequence ATGTTAAGCGACAAGCTGCTTGCGAAGTTGAACGATCAAATGAATTATGAATTTTATTCTTCCCAGGTGTACCTGGCGATGGCGGCTTATTGTTCGTCGGAGAGCTTTGACGGGTTCGCGAACTTTTTCATCGTGCAGTCGGAGGAAGAGAAATTCCACGGGATGAAAATTTACCACTTTATCAATGCGCTGGGCAAACGGGCCATTGTCAGCGGCATGGACCATCCGCAGAATGAGTACGCCTCCTTGCTGGACGCCTTCGAGCATTCCTATGAGCATGAACAGACGGTGACCAAGCGAATCTATGAATTGTCGGATATCGCGTGGGATGAGCGGGAGCATGCGACGATCAACTTCCTCAAGTGGTTCATTGACGAGCAGGTAGAGGAAGAAGCGACCTTCGACAGCATCATCCAGAAGCTGCGCCGCATTGATAATGATAGCAATGCCTTCTATATGCTCGATGCCGAGCTCGCCAAGCGCACTTTCACGCCGCCGGCCGGCGAAGCGTAA
- a CDS encoding sensor histidine kinase codes for MSNRNKLFRLLIKNYIFFSFTLGLIMFGLLSLLAYQLDRELNGPRPADLTASEIVRPHVEEIPSEAIQSFGGWVEILNEQLEIVHVEGKKLDQATAYTEKDLNALLYDQKGKTYTVSLAPFTAHDGQNRYVLVKIPAQYAAQNIELKEMNRDEHKIFTKIMMQILALFIVLFSLNTYFYSRWTARKITNPLSAVAEAIKNVANGHYYKRLNVKANHEIAQIQDHFNIMAERLEKAEQEKNRLEANKQRMLVDISHDLKTPITTIQGYVEALQLGLIHEEDKKQKTLNLIQEKTQLVAALIEDVFELSKLELPDYPLTTEVADIAECLREIAAEWYGPFEDKQFIFEYALPAHEVNIPFNAKLFYRAISNLLANALKYNPEGTRVTLELTERNDEIEILIADNGIGIAEELRDRIFDAFVRGDSSRRSDGGTGLGLTIAKHIVEKHRGRIRLDVLNGGRESTTGGHGTIFRIVLPRR; via the coding sequence GTGAGTAACCGAAACAAGCTGTTTCGTCTTCTGATCAAGAATTATATTTTCTTCTCTTTTACGCTGGGGCTGATTATGTTCGGGCTGCTGAGCTTGCTCGCTTACCAGTTGGATCGCGAGTTGAACGGGCCGCGGCCCGCGGATCTGACGGCCAGCGAGATTGTCCGGCCGCACGTGGAGGAGATTCCATCGGAGGCGATCCAATCCTTCGGCGGTTGGGTCGAGATCCTGAATGAACAGTTGGAGATCGTGCATGTCGAGGGCAAGAAGCTGGATCAGGCGACTGCCTATACGGAAAAAGATCTTAACGCCCTGTTATACGATCAAAAAGGGAAGACGTACACGGTCTCGCTCGCTCCGTTTACGGCGCATGACGGACAGAACCGCTATGTTCTTGTCAAAATTCCTGCCCAATATGCGGCCCAAAATATTGAGCTTAAGGAAATGAACCGCGACGAACATAAGATATTCACCAAAATCATGATGCAAATATTGGCTTTATTCATCGTGTTGTTCAGCCTTAATACATATTTCTACAGCCGATGGACCGCGCGCAAAATTACGAATCCGCTAAGCGCTGTCGCGGAAGCCATCAAAAACGTCGCGAACGGCCATTACTATAAAAGACTGAATGTGAAAGCGAATCACGAAATCGCGCAAATTCAGGATCACTTTAACATCATGGCTGAGCGGCTGGAGAAGGCGGAGCAGGAGAAGAACAGATTGGAGGCGAACAAGCAGCGGATGCTGGTCGATATTTCCCACGATCTGAAAACGCCGATCACCACGATTCAAGGTTACGTGGAGGCTCTGCAGTTGGGACTCATTCATGAGGAAGACAAGAAACAAAAAACATTGAACCTGATTCAAGAGAAAACACAGCTCGTGGCGGCCTTGATCGAGGACGTGTTCGAGCTGTCCAAGCTGGAGCTCCCGGACTATCCGCTGACGACCGAGGTGGCCGATATCGCGGAATGTCTGCGCGAGATCGCCGCCGAATGGTATGGCCCGTTCGAGGACAAGCAGTTCATCTTCGAATATGCTCTTCCCGCGCACGAAGTGAACATCCCGTTCAACGCGAAATTGTTCTACCGCGCCATCTCCAACCTGCTCGCCAACGCGCTCAAATACAATCCGGAGGGAACCCGCGTAACCCTTGAATTGACGGAACGAAACGATGAAATCGAGATTTTGATCGCCGATAACGGCATCGGTATCGCAGAGGAGCTGCGGGACAGGATTTTCGATGCCTTCGTCCGCGGCGATTCGTCCCGGCGAAGCGACGGAGGGACCGGGCTCGGCTTGACGATTGCCAAGCATATCGTCGAGAAGCACCGGGGCCGGATTCGCTTGGATGTGTTAAATGGCGGACGGGAGAGCACCACCGGCGGGCATGGCACGATATTCCGAATCGTGCTGCCAAGAAGATAA
- a CDS encoding response regulator transcription factor, giving the protein MHKTVLIADDEPDIASLLKLYLEAEGLTVMEAGNGAAAMDMLRQEAIDLAIVDIMMPELDGYQLIKSVRKEYKLPIIIISAKNRDADKIIGLGLGADDFITKPFSPLEVVARVQAQLRRTYEFNDYPSFQDSPHTRVGAFALDHHACALYKRGEHIALSANEYKLLKLLMGSPGRIFTKKQIFEKVWSEPYIADDNTVMVQISRLREKIEDQPRNPVYLKTIRGLGYRFAKEEECRE; this is encoded by the coding sequence ATGCACAAAACGGTGTTAATCGCCGATGACGAGCCGGATATCGCAAGTCTGCTCAAGCTCTATCTGGAAGCGGAAGGGTTAACCGTGATGGAAGCGGGGAATGGAGCGGCGGCCATGGATATGCTGCGCCAAGAGGCCATCGATCTCGCGATCGTCGATATTATGATGCCGGAATTGGACGGCTATCAGTTGATCAAGAGCGTACGGAAGGAATATAAGCTGCCGATCATCATTATTTCCGCCAAAAACCGGGACGCCGACAAAATTATCGGACTGGGCCTGGGGGCGGATGATTTCATTACAAAGCCGTTCAGTCCCCTGGAGGTGGTGGCGCGCGTTCAGGCGCAACTGCGCCGAACATATGAATTCAACGATTATCCCTCTTTTCAGGACAGCCCGCACACGCGTGTCGGCGCCTTCGCGCTGGATCACCACGCTTGCGCCCTCTATAAACGCGGCGAGCATATCGCGCTGAGCGCGAATGAATATAAGCTGCTGAAGCTGCTGATGGGTTCGCCAGGACGCATATTCACGAAAAAACAAATTTTCGAGAAGGTATGGTCCGAGCCCTATATCGCCGATGACAACACCGTCATGGTGCAAATCAGCCGGCTGCGGGAAAAGATCGAGGACCAACCGAGAAATCCGGTCTATCTCAAAACGATCCGGGGACTCGGGTACCGGTTTGCCAAAGAGGAAGAGTGCCGTGAGTAA
- a CDS encoding response regulator transcription factor has protein sequence MDKPKILIVEDEEKIARVLELELTYEGYEVGKALDGLDGFRLFQEQSWDLILLDVMLPGISGIELLRRIRAHDPHTMVVMLTAKDSVEDKVSGLDLGANDYVTKPFQMEELLARIRASLRMRRLPPAADIQPEWITVADLSLSELTHEVKRGEDRIELTPREFGLLAYLMKHARQVLSREQLLDGVWGYDYYGDTNIVEVYIRYLRHKVDKPYETPLIHTVRGVGYVLRDPR, from the coding sequence ATGGATAAGCCCAAAATATTGATCGTCGAAGATGAAGAAAAAATTGCCCGCGTGCTGGAGCTGGAGCTGACATATGAAGGGTATGAGGTAGGCAAGGCGCTGGACGGCCTGGATGGGTTCAGGCTGTTCCAGGAGCAGTCCTGGGACTTGATATTGCTGGATGTGATGCTGCCCGGCATTAGCGGAATCGAGCTGCTGCGCCGCATCCGCGCGCATGATCCGCATACGATGGTCGTGATGCTGACCGCGAAGGACTCCGTGGAGGATAAAGTATCGGGCCTTGATCTGGGGGCCAACGATTATGTGACGAAGCCGTTCCAGATGGAAGAGCTCCTCGCCCGTATTCGCGCCTCGCTGCGAATGAGAAGGCTCCCCCCGGCCGCCGACATTCAGCCCGAGTGGATCACGGTCGCCGATCTGAGCTTGAGCGAGCTGACCCATGAAGTGAAGCGCGGGGAGGACCGCATTGAACTGACGCCCCGCGAATTCGGCTTGCTCGCGTATCTGATGAAGCATGCACGGCAGGTGCTGAGCAGGGAGCAGCTTTTGGATGGAGTGTGGGGGTACGACTATTACGGGGATACGAATATTGTGGAAGTGTATATTCGCTATCTGCGCCATAAGGTCGACAAGCCCTATGAGACGCCGCTGATTCATACCGTGCGCGGAGTAGGGTATGTGCTGAGGGATCCGAGATGA
- a CDS encoding sensor histidine kinase gives MKLRNKINLYTSVLFIALILVVSAAIYYIFSSMILDREADRVAAEARQALAGMNEAGTSIPPDDLLRAYAPLRGILQIVNADGSRGAAVAPPELKELRDLPVAYYRQEERSIVAYQGIPHVFVSLPIVWHGGEVANLQVTESLKPTADMLAILRVVLILVSGLAILPVLISSKLLSNLITRPISSMIATMRDIQRSGQFKRIPLPKKSKDELYQMGDTFNHMMDLLEVNYEKQGQFISNASHELKTPLTIIESYASLLKRRGKEQPELFDESVEAIHSEAIRMKDLTQQLLLLAKHDEMWKVTMEPVDLGHMVEGWVRAFEKAYHRGIALQREAEVIIDTDVQKCKQLFYIVMDNARKYSEEAIGVCIKKEGRTAVVEVSDRGIGIPAESLDKIFDRFYRVDKARTRAKGGFGLGLALAKELADALEADIRIESMEGQGTIVRLTFKKARSEPASRY, from the coding sequence ATGAAGCTTAGAAATAAAATCAATCTCTACACTTCGGTATTGTTCATCGCGCTCATCCTGGTTGTCAGCGCGGCCATTTACTATATCTTCAGCAGCATGATATTGGACAGGGAAGCGGACAGAGTGGCCGCCGAAGCCCGGCAGGCGCTGGCGGGAATGAATGAGGCCGGCACATCCATTCCGCCCGACGACCTCCTGCGGGCCTATGCGCCGCTCCGCGGCATTCTCCAGATCGTCAATGCGGACGGAAGCCGGGGCGCGGCGGTTGCGCCGCCGGAGCTGAAGGAGCTTCGCGATCTCCCCGTTGCCTATTATCGGCAGGAAGAGCGCAGCATTGTCGCCTACCAGGGGATTCCGCATGTTTTCGTGTCGCTTCCGATCGTATGGCATGGCGGCGAGGTCGCCAATCTGCAAGTGACGGAAAGCTTGAAGCCCACCGCCGATATGCTTGCTATTTTGCGGGTGGTCCTGATTCTGGTGTCGGGGCTTGCCATTCTTCCCGTCCTGATCTCGTCCAAGCTGCTGAGCAACCTCATTACCCGGCCGATCTCATCGATGATTGCGACGATGCGAGATATTCAGCGAAGCGGGCAGTTCAAGCGGATTCCGCTGCCGAAGAAATCCAAGGACGAGCTCTATCAGATGGGCGATACATTCAATCATATGATGGATCTCCTCGAGGTCAACTACGAGAAGCAGGGCCAGTTCATTTCCAATGCATCCCATGAGCTGAAGACGCCGCTGACGATTATCGAATCCTATGCATCCCTGTTGAAAAGAAGGGGGAAGGAGCAGCCCGAGCTGTTCGACGAATCGGTCGAGGCGATACATTCGGAAGCCATTCGGATGAAGGATCTGACCCAGCAACTGCTGCTGCTGGCGAAGCATGACGAGATGTGGAAGGTCACGATGGAGCCCGTTGATCTGGGGCATATGGTGGAAGGCTGGGTCCGCGCTTTTGAAAAAGCGTATCACCGCGGTATCGCGCTGCAGAGGGAAGCGGAGGTGATTATCGACACCGACGTTCAAAAATGCAAACAATTGTTTTACATCGTGATGGATAATGCGCGGAAGTATAGCGAGGAAGCGATCGGGGTCTGCATTAAAAAGGAAGGCCGGACAGCGGTGGTCGAGGTTAGCGACAGGGGCATCGGCATCCCGGCGGAGTCGTTGGACAAAATTTTCGACCGGTTCTACCGGGTCGATAAGGCGAGAACAAGAGCGAAGGGCGGCTTCGGCCTGGGTCTGGCGCTCGCCAAGGAGCTTGCGGACGCGCTGGAAGCCGATATTCGCATCGAGAGCATGGAAGGCCAGGGCACCATCGTTCGACTTACATTTAAGAAGGCGCGTTCAGAGCCAGCTTCTCGATATTGA